Part of the Geobacter pickeringii genome, AAAGAGCATCGTAACGCCGGTATTGATGCTCACTCCGTCCTGAAGGTCGGTCGTTAACCCCGGACCGACCAGCGTCCCCCCCACCGAGACCGGCCCGGTCGAGTCCTTGGTGAACGCAAGTCGGTTCATGTCATAGCTGTACGCCTTTATCTTGAGGGGAAGCTCCAGAGGGTCGAGCACAACCTCACCCCGATACAGCAGATGACCGGCACTGATGGAGGGATTGGCGTTGCTGCCGGAGTCGGTCGGATCGCTCGGATTCTTGATTTTCGTATTGAACGACCCCCACTCGTAGCCGAGGTTGACGTCATAGCTACCGATGCGGCCGTCATAGAAAAGCCCACTGTTCTGATAGATGAGTGAATAGCGCTGCTGAAAGGAATGGGCACTGACAACCTTCTTCCCGTTGGCCTCCGCTTCGTAGCCAACGTATCCCAACTCGGCATCGGCGGTCACCCTGGCGGCGGCCTCACGCGCAAAGCCCCCCCCGGCCACCGTTGTGGCAAGTGTACACAGAAGAATGATGTCTCGTTTGATTGGCATACGAATCGGGACCCAAAAATCTTGGTTCTTACCGCCACTGCGCCGAGTCTGTCACTGAAAAAGACTGCAAGGAACATACCTTGAGCGTCGGCTTCACACCCAGGTCTACCATACCGACTCAGCAGCGGTTTTTGCGGAACGAAGGCCACCACCACCCGCAGAATTCCGCCCCACTCCCGGCGATTTGACAGGCCGGGCGCGCGAAACGACCGCCCCCTGACCACTGCACAAAAAAAGAGGGGTGGCTGCACCACCCCTCGGCAACTCAACAATCGCAGGAACTACTTGTTGTGACAGCCAAGACAGAGCTTGCTGCCAGCCATGGTGGTCCGGAGGAAGTTGGTCGAGCCGCTCATCGCCTTTGAGCCATGAACCGCGTGGCAGGAAGAGCACTCTACGGACAGAAGCGTCGTGGCCCCAAAGGTCGCCTTAAAGAGCGGAAGACCGTTGGTAAGGGTACCGCCGCCGTTGATCAGGGCACCACTGGCGGCATAGAACGCCTTGTTGGCATCAAGAGCGGCATTATAAGGGATGTTGACCGGATGGCTCTTGGTCAAGTCGGTGCCGAACTTGGTTCTCAAGTCAGCCGCCGTACCCGAGATTACGTCGCCGGTGTACGTGCCGCTGCCACCGCCGCGGGAGTTGCGCTTGTCGGCAGCAAAGGCGCCCTGGGCGTCGGAAGGATGGTTGTGGACGCCGCCACCGAGCGGGCTGCCGTCGTGGCAGCTCATGCAGAAGAGCGAGATGCTGTTGGTGGTGAAGCCCGACGGCTTAAAGCCGGCCGACACAGCGTTGTACATGTCAAGGGTCGAGGAGGAGGTGTAGAGCTTGAAGACAGTGTTGGCATTCTGGCCGGTGCGGTTCCAGAGGGGGATCTGGGCCACCGGGTTGTGCGGGGTGTGGCAGAAGATGCAGATCTGGGTGGTCTCTCCGGCAGTGGTCGTTGTGGCGCTCATGTCATGCTTGCTGCCAACGATGCTGGCCGCCGAGGCGACCGTTGCCGCCATCAGGGTTACCCCTGCGACGGCGAGCGTAAGACGTGCTTTCATGATGCTTCTCCTTTCGTTTTCTGGTCAAATGACCATGGTATGATGAAAGTTCAAACCGTATGCACCCGATTACTAGCAAACACCGTGCCTCTCCTTCACACTTACCGCCTGAGAGCAAAAAAATAGGGACGGGAATAGCATCCCCGCCCCCACACACCCATAACTAAGCAATTTGACTACCGAGCCGATACGTTCAGTGCGTTCAGCCCCGAAAAATCTCCACCATCGGCCCCCCCCGTCACCCCCTGGCCAGAGTCGACCCACAGTGGAGAGACCCAAAAAATGACAAGATCAGTACGTGAAATAACAAAAGAGGGTGACTCTCTATTGAGGATTGAAGCCGGAGATCGGATTCTCTTTCAGATAACGATCGGAAAGGTACTGAAGCACCTGAAAACGCTGATTTAACTGGTCCACCACATAGATCCGATCAGAGGCATCGATATCTATCCCCTGCGGGATAACGAAACCGCCCGGGGCTTGCTTACCCGTCTGCAGGATGGAGTAAAGGCCGCCGATGGTGATCAGATAATCGCCCTGGCGGCTGAACACTACCATCTTGTGCCCCTTCCCCTCGGTGACATAGATATTGTCGTCCGAGTCGACCGCCACCCCCTTGAGCAGCTGGAAATCGGCCGGACCGTCGCCGCGGTTGCCAAAGGCGCGCAGAAACTTCCCTTCCCCATCGAATATCTGCACCCGGGCATTCATGGCATCAACGACGATAATCTCCCCCTTGTGATTCACCGTCACGGCGATGGGGAAGTTGAATTCACCCTGTTTCTCTCCCCGAGATCCGAAACTGAAGAGGTGCTTGCCGTCGAGGGAGAAGACGTCGACCTTGTGGCCGCGGGCATCCGTTACCAGGAGCCGCTTCTGTTCCCGATCGATCGCCAGACCGCCTATCTTCTGGACCGTATCGCTGAGCTTCATGGCGCGGAGCGGTTTTTCATCCTTGTCAAAAACCAGAACGAGCCCCTTTTCGACTTCCGAAACGTAGATATTCCCATCGCCGTCGATCGCCAGGGAAACCGGCTTACTCAACTGACCGCTCTCCTCCCCCCCCATGATCCGGACCTGCTTCTTCAGCAGGTCATAGACGAAAACCACGTTGTAGCCGACATCCACCACATACACCTGCCCCTGCCCGTTCGACCTGATATCGAGGGGTTTGGAGAAGCGAAGCGGCTCTTCATCTCCGGCAATGGCGGTAAGAATGGAACCGAACCCTTCCTTGGGGAAATCGAGTTGACTGCTGTAAGCCTTGATCCACTCGATCCGGGGGCGCTCGGGAAGCGGAGGCCAGAAGTAACGACGCTGCTGGCCGGCTTCCTGGGTGGCGCACCCGGCAAAGAGAGTCGTTGCACAAAGCATTATGGCGAATTTACTGAACAGTGACAGCCGTCTCATATCATCTCCTTGATTCCCGTTTCGCCCTGATGGTGAACTGGCGTGCGATCCATCACCGGCGACAGGCGCCGTCTCAGGCTTATTTGTTATGGCACATCTGACAAAGCTGAAGCCGATCCGCAGAGTCGTTCTGGAAGTAGTAGCGAACATTCCCTGCGTGGGGGTTATGACAGGAAATGCACGACATCTCGCGCCCCGATTTGGGAGCCGACGGATCCTTGCGGCCGCTCACCGGGTGTCCCTCCCCCGTGGTGGTCCGCACGACGTGGGGAATTCTTCGGACCGATTCGTGGCACGAAAGACAGAGATCGTTGACCGGCGCCTTGAGCTGGCCATAGTTGGCACTTCCATGGGAGTCGTGGCAGACCTCGCACATCCCCCCCGCAATGGGGCCATGAACAAATTTCTTCTTGGCGAACTCCGCCGCCTTGTCCTCATGGCACTCGTTGCAGAGTGCCGCCTCGCGCTTGACGACGGCATACTTGGGCGACGACGTCTCTTTATGGCAGTAGACGCAGGAATAGGTTCCCGCAGGGCCATGGACGAATTTCACGTTCAACATCCGTTTGTGACAACCGATGCAGGGGTTTTCCTTTTCACGAGTGCTCATCGCCTGCGTTGCGGAAGGCTCCATGGTGTGGCAGCCGACGCAGCGGAGCTCCGAATCGGGGAGATGGAAGAGATAACGGGTAAACTCCGGGGGCGGCGCAACCTGGTCTCCGGGGGGTGAATAGTAGATGAGCGCCTGGGCGGTTTCCGCGCGGTCCTTGCCGACGTACGCCTCAACGCTCACCTCGTTGCGCCCCCGGTCCCAGACCGGCTGCACGATGAGGAGATCCTGGAACGCCTTACGGTATTCAGTCGACGACACTTCCAGCAGATCTCCGGGCACGCCGTTGACGTTGATTTTGACCCCCGTAATTTCCGGATTGTTAAGCTTGAGGATCAGATAGTTGGAGCGCTCGACCCAGCTGTTGGGAGCTGGATAGATGAATGAAACAGCAGCCAAGGCAGCCGTAGCGCTGGCAATGAGTGTGGCTGCAACCGCCACGGTTATCACTATCCCTTTCCGGAACATTCTGCCTCCTTACCCATCAGGGATTCTTCATCGCTCGAATTCTGTCGTATGATTTCGGCTTGTGACACCCCACCACACAGGTCCCCCCCGTCTCGGTTTTCGTATAACTGATCGGAATCTCCCAGGTACCAAAGCCGGGAATGTGTTCCTTGATCAGCCGTTGCTGCCTGGCCGCGTGAGGGTCGTGGCAGGTCTTACAGGAGCGCCCCTTGTCTGCCTTGTTGATGTGAACGAAATGGAGATTGACGTCTCCGTTGCGGAAACCGGTGAGCGTGTCGGTCCTCCGGTCCTGGGCGATATTCTTCTCGTGGCAGTCAAAACAGAGCGCAAAGTTGGCCTGTGCATAGGGGAGATAGAATGGTGCCGGAAAGGCATTCCTGAGAAGCTTGGGCCATTCGGAGCCGTGGGGAGCGTGACATGAGACGCATTTCCCATCGGCTACCGGCTTGTGTTTTGACACGCCCATGGCCAAATTTTTGTCATGGCAGAGAAAGCAGAGGCCGGCCCCGTCAGCCTTGAGGAGGAAGCGACTGTCGGACTGGTGCGGGTCGTGGCATCCCAGACAGTTGCCGGACGCCACGGGAGCGTGGCCATGCTTCTGCCTGAATGCCGCCGCGTCGTGGCAGGTAAAGCAGAGGTCGCTCCCCAGAGCCTTGAGTTGCATGGCATAGGGTGATTGATGCGGATCGTGGCAGGCGAGACAATCTCCTTGGGCAACGGGGGGATGAACAACCCGCTTGGCAGCCTTCCCTTCGTGACAGAGATAGCAGAGTTTTTCCCGCTCTCCCGCCAGCATGAACACGCCGCGGTCCCTCGGGTGTTCGCCACCGACGGGGCGGTGACAGGCGATGCAGTCATCGGCTCCGACGGGGCCGTGAACGAACTGCTCCCGAACCTTGCTCTTGTGGCAACGGGTATTGCAGCCATCGGGAATTCCGGGGAGAGGAGCAGCGGACGCCCCGGCAGCCAGCAGGAGGAGAAAGACGGCTATGCCGAGGCATAGCCCGTGAAACGGCGATCTGATCATGGCATGGACACACGGTTTCCGGCTCTCCCCCCAGAGGGAAAGAGCCGGAAAATCAGGAGAGATTGGAATCGGGACGCATTTGGTGCGCGACAAACCCGCCGTTATCCATGCAAAATTCCTGCCCTCTTCTTAGCGGCCGCCGTAACTATGGAGCCCTGACAGCACGAGGTTCACGCCGAGGTAGCAGAAAATGGTGGCGGCAAAACCGACAATGGAAAGGATTGCGGCCCGCTTGCCGACCCAGCCGCGCGTGATCCGCGCGTGGAGAAACGCCGCATAGACAAACCAGACGATCAGCGACCAGGTCTCCTTCGGGTCCCAGCTCCAGTAGGTTCCCCAGGCATAGTTCGCCCAGGCCGCTCCCGTGATGATACCGAGGGTAAGGAGCGGGAAGCCGACCATGATCGCCTTGTAATTCAGGTCGTCGAGCACCTTGATCGAAGGAAACATCGAGATGACGCCGCCGGCCTGGGCGGTGCTGTCCGCCGAACCCTCCTGCCCCGCCTTGATCAGGTACATGATCGAAAGACCACAGGCGACGGCGAATGCCGCATACCCAAGGAAGCAGGTAATGACGTGATAGAGGAGCCAGTTGCTCTGAAGCGCCGGCACCAACGGCTCGATGCCGCTGCTGAGCCCCAGCTGGGCCCATGCCATGCCGAAGAGCGCGAATGGAACGACAAAGGCGCCAACGACCCGATACTTGTACTTCAGATCGATGATGCCGAAGATCAGGATGATCGTCCAGGCAAAGAACGTCACCGACTCATAGAGGTTGGAGAGAGGGGCGTGCCCATGACCGATGTCATACGACTCTTTCCAGCGAAGCACGATGGCCGTGGTATGAACGATGAATCCGAAGTAGGAGGCGAGGCTGCCCGCCAGCCCCACCCCTTTGACCTTGGTCGCCAGGAAAGCGAAGAAGATCAGCATGGAAACCAGGTAGGAAAACGTGGCTATATTGAACATCATAGAACTGGTCATTTGAATAGATCCTCCGCCGTTACTGTTTTTTCAGCTTGTCGACGAGTTCGTCAAACAGAATCTGGAACCCGGCCGGGTTCTTGCTGGCCCCCCCGCCGATGGTGACATGCCCCTTGCGTACCCGCACCCAGATACGCTTGTGGGACATGAAGAACGCCATGCAGCACCCCAGCACCATCATGAAGCAGCCGGTCCAGACAACCCAGACGCCGGGGTCCTTCGCCACCTGCAGACCGGTGTACATCTTTTCGTCCGAGCCGTCGTACGTAAAGATCTGCGCCCCGCCCCGCTGCTCGTCGAAGTTGGGAAAGTTCCTGAAGACGATAAAGGCCAGGGGCTGCCCCCCTTTGGGGGTCACCTCGATCCGCGCGGCCGGTCCGTTGAACTGGGGAACGAACTGGCTCACCTCCTGGGTTGCCTCGAGCACCTGCATCATGGAACCGTCGGGAAGGGGTTTCTTCTCGCCATAGCCTGCCGAAATCTTGACCGGTGCTCCCCCCTTCCGATCACGAACCGTGAAGTGGAAGAGGCCACCCTCTTCGGCCTGGCCGTAGCTCGATTGATAGAAGGTGATCCCCTTGTAGGTCAGCGGATCATTGACGATTACCGGGCGCTTGTCGATGACGACGCGGCCGTTGTCCGTGACCGTCAGCACGCTCCTGAACTCCTTCGGGGCACCGGTATCGTAGAAGGTGGCCTTGAAATCGTCACACTTCACGGAGAAACCGAGGTTGATGCGCTGGCCTGAAAAGGTCTGAACGGCAGAGACGCTTCCCCCCTCGGTAATATTCACAAACCCCTTGAAACCGAAGAACGAGCCGATGAGGGCGCCGATGAATATTATGACGATGCTCAGGTGCACCACGTAGACGCCGAGACGGCTGTAGGGGGCCTTCTGGGCGAAGAGATGGTACTCGCCGTCATGCTCGGTCACCACCGGCGCGGCAAATTCCGCCTTGAGAAAGGCCACCATCTTGTCCCGCAGGGTCGCCGCATCGCCGCCGGGCTTGAAATCATGGGTAAGGGCGAGACTCTTCTCGAAACTGTCGGTCATCACGAGGGTCGGTTCGGAGATTATCTTCCAGACCCGCGGCAGCCGCTTGATGGAGCAGGCGACGATGTTGACCGTGAAGAGGTACAGCAGGAGCATGAACCACCAGGAGTGGTACATGTCGAAAAAGCCGAGGGTGCTGTACAGCTTGAGCTTGGCTTGGCTGATGGTCTGCAGGTACTCCGGCCTCAACTGCCCCTGCGGGATGATGGTCCCGATAATCGACGTGGCAGCAAGGAGGATGAGAAGGGATATGGCGAGTTTGAGGGAACAGAAAAAGTCCCACAACGCCTGCAAAAAGCCTCGATTACTGTTTGTCAACGTAACTCTCCCGGATTGCGATGGATTTTACACAGGTTCACGTCAGTTGTGCATTATAAGCAGATTGACTGCGAAAGACAAATGGTTGTTTGCGTGGTCCCTGCCCTTAAAAAAGAAAAGGGGTAACTATTGAAGTTACCCCCCTTCCGCCTGCTGCCTCAAGCCGCTTGCGCGGCAGCGACATTACTTCTTGTGGCACTCACCACACTTGGTCGGCCCCTTCTTCATCTCTTCATGGCACCCCTTGCAGGTCTTGTGCGCCACGTCCTTGCCGAACCCTTCAATCTTGCCCGGGCCCTTCTCGTGGCACTTCTTACAGTCCTTCAGGACCTCCTGGTGCTTCTTGTGCGGGAAAGAGACGTTCCCGTTCTTTGCCTTGAGGACGATGTCATCGGCGGCGAAGGCAAGGCCGGCAGCGAAGACGGTGAGAGCGAGAGCAGCGACAATCTTTTTCATCGTTTTACCCCTTTTCTATGGAATGGATCAAAATCGTCTGAAACTTATACAGCACCGTTGCGTTTTGTCAAGCAAAAATCCACCCCAAAAACTGTCGCAAACCGCGCCATTACTGAGCGCGGCTCTCCATCGCTATGCCACGGGTGAACGCTGCTGGAGAGCGCGATCCTTGGCCTCCACCTCTTCGGCCATCGCCTCCTTGTACCCATGGAGCCTGGCGCTCAGAGCGGGCTCGCCGAGGGCGATGATCTGCACCGCCAGAAGCCCCGCGTTCTTAGCCCCCGCCTTCCCGATGGCCATGGTCGCCACCGGGATCCCGCCGGGCATCTGGACCATGGCGTACAGGGCGTCGAGCCCGTTGAGGGCTCCGCCGGGGATCGGAACGGCGATCACCGGCAGGATGGTGTCGGCGGCAATCACTCCGGCCAGATGGGCGGCCATGCCGGCTCCGGCGACGATTACCTTGACGCCGCGACCGGCGGCACCGGAGGCCAGGGCGGCGGCCTTCTTCGGCGACCGGTGGGCCGACGCGATCCGCATCTCCCACGCAATCCCGAACTGGTCGAGGACCTTGGCAACCTCCTCCATAATGGGGACGTCGGAGTCGCTTCCCATGACGATCAAAACCTGCGGTTTGTCCATTTTTATTCTCCTTGCCGGGAACCGGTAGTCAGCGTTTCAGGGCCTTCGCGCCGATGTCCCGGCGGAAGTGAACCCCATCCCACGTTATGGTCGCAACCCCCTGATAGGCGCGGTCGATGGCATCCTGCACCGTAGAGCCGAGGGCAGTAACCCCGAGAACCCGTCCCCCGCTGGTGATGATCTTCCCGTCCGCCTCGGCGGTCCCGGCGTGGAAGACGACGAGATCGTCCAGGGCCGCGGCCCCGTCGAGCCCCCTGATCTCGTCCCCCGTGCGGTAGTCGCCCGGGTAGCCGCCGGCGGCCATGACGACACAGACGGCCGCCTTGTCGTGCCACTCGATGGAGACGCCCGAGAGATCCCCCCTGGCCACCGCCAGGAGGACCGGAACGATATCCGACTTCATCCGCATCAGCAGCGGCTGGCACTCGGGGTCCCCGAACCGGGCGTTGAATTCGAGGGTCTTCACCTCGCCGCCGTTCACCATGAGCCCGGCGTAGAGGACGCCGCGGTAGGGACGCCCCTCCGCCGCCATGCCGTCCACCGTCCGGCGCATCACCTCGGCCATCGCCTTCTCGTGGATGGCGGGGGTCACCACCGGAGCCGGGGAGTAGGCCCCCATCCCGCCGGTGTTGGGGCCCTGGTCGCCATCGTACACCGCCTTGTGGTCCTGGGCGGAGGCGAGGGGGATGATGTTTTTCCCGTCGGTGAAGGCGAGGAACGACGCCTCCTCCCCCACGAGAAACTCCTCGATCACCACCCGGGAGCCGGCCGCCCCGAAGGCATTGCCCGAAAGCATGTCCCGGACGGTGGCCACCGCCTCGTCGCGGCTCTGGGCGATGATGACCCCTTTGCCGGCGGCCAGGCCGTCGGCCTTGATAACGATCGGAATCCCCGTCTTGTCGATGAACGCCACCGCCGGCTCCACCTCGGTGAAAACGCCGTAAGCAGCGGTCGGGACGCCATACTTGTGCATCAGGTCCTTGGAAAATGCCTTGCTCGCCTCGATGATCGCCGCATTCTGCCGGGCGCCGAAGATGGCGAGGCCGTTCTCCTCGAACCGGTCCACAATGCCGAGGGAGAGGGGGAGCTCCGGCCCGACGACGGTGAGGTCGATCCCGTTCGCCCGGGCAAAGGCCAGGAGGCCGTCGAGATCGTCGACCTTCAGCGGGACGTTTTCGGCGATGAGGCCGGTGCCGGGATTCCCCGGCGCACAGTAGACCTTGGTCACAAGGGGCGACTGGGAGATCTTCCAGACCAGGGCATGCTCCCTGCCGCCGCTGCCAATAACGAGAACATTCATGGGTATCCTCCTCGAATCAGTGCCTGAAGTGCCGCATGCCGGTGAAGACCATCGCCATGCCGTGCTCGTCGGCGGCGGCGATCACCTCGGCGTCGCGCATGCTCCCCCCCGGCTGGATGACGGCGGTGATGCCGGCGGCGGCCGCATTATCGATCCCGTCGCGAAACGGGAAGAAGGCGTCGGAGGCCATGACTCCCCCCTTGACCTCCAGTCCGGCGTGCTCGGCCTTGATGGCGGCGATGCGGGCAGAGTTGACGCGGCTCATCTGGCCGGCGCCGACGCCGATGGTCATGTTCCCCTTCCCATAGACGATGGCGTTGGATTTCACGAACTTGGCGACCCGCCAGGCGAAGATCAGGTCCTTCATCTCCTGGTCGGTGGGCTGGCGCGCGCTTACCACTTTCAGTTCGGCATAGAGGTCCAGATCGGCATCCTGAACGAGCAGCCCCCCGTTCACCCGCTTGAGGTCGAGGCGCCGTGCAGGCTCCTCGGGCCACACCCCGCACTCCAGCAGCCGCACGTTCTTCTTGGCGGCCACCACCTCAACGGCCCCGGCAGCGACCTGCGGGGCGATGATCACCTCCACGAACTGCCGGTCGCAGATCGCCCGGGCCGTTTCGGCATCCAGCTCGCGGTTGAAGGCGATGATCCCGCCGAAGGCCGACTCGGGGTCGGTGGCGTAGGCCCGGTCGTACGCTTCAAGGAGCGTCGCGCCGACGGCGACGCCGCAGGGGTTGGCATGCTTGACGATGACGCAGGCGGGCCCTTCGGTGAACTGCTTCACGCATTCCAGCGCCGCATCGGTATCGGCAATATTGTTGTAGGAAAGCTCTTTCCCCTGGAGCTGGCGGGTGGTGGCGACCGACGCCTCCTTCACGCCGCGCTCGACGTAGAAGGCGGCACCCTGGTGGGGGTTCTCACCGTAGCGCATCTCCTGGGCCTTTCGGAACTGGAGGGTGATGGTGTCGGGATAGGGGGACACCCCTTCGCCGGTCCTGCTCCCAAGCCAGTTGGAGATGGCGCCGTCATAGGCGGCGGTGTGCTGGTAGACCTTCACCGCCAGGCGGAAGTTGGTCTCCTTCGAAACGGAGCCTCCCGAGGCACGCATCTCGTCGAGGACGGTGCGGTAATCCGTCGGGTCCACCACGACGGTCACGTCGGCGTTGTTCTTCGCCGCCGAGCGGAGCATGGTCGGGCCGCCGATGTCGATATTCTCGATGGCATCCTCCAGGGGGCAGTCGGGGTTTGCCACGGTCGCCTCGAAGGGGTAGAGGTTCACCACCACCATGTCGATCGCCTCGATGCCGTGCTGTTTCATGGTGGCCACATGCTCGGGGTTGGAGCGCATGCCGAGGAGGCCGCCGTGGACCTTGGGGTGGAGCGTCTTCACCCGGCCATCCAGCATCTCGGGGAAACCGGTGAATTCGGATACGTCCTTGACGGCAAGCCCCGCATCGCGCAGAAGCTTGGCGGTGCCGCCGGTGGAGAGGATCTCGACGCCGTAGCCTGCCAGTTCCCGGGCAAACTCGACGAGGCCGGTTTTGTCGGAGAGGCTGATGAGCGCGCGGGTAATCTTTGCCATTGTTTACATGCTCCTTGAAAGCGAATTAGCCACGGCAACACGGGGGCACGGAGAAGGGTGAAAAAACGGAAGAACAGACGGAACTAAATTCATGGCTGTTCCGTTCGTCCCGGTTAATTTTCGGTTTTTCTCCGTCTCTTCGTCTCTCCGCGGTGGGTGTTCAGTCTGTCTGAGGAAAATTGATGTGTTCGAGAAAGTGCTTCTCAAAGGCAGGTGTGCCGGAAAGCGGGATGACGCGGATGCCGTCAGCCAGACGGTCCGCCGCCGTCAGCCCCTCCGGTGAGCGAAGGGCTCTCTCGATACCGCACAGCGCCCCTTCCCGGATGAAGCCGGACGTTTGTACCATCTTTTCCGTGAAAATTCCAACGTTTTTTAGGCTTCGCGGATCGAGGACGGCACCGAAGGAGCCGGTCAGAAGCACCTCCGCCACCTCGTCGCCGCGGATGCCGGCCCGCTCGAAAAGGACCTCCATCCCGGCCCGGATCGCCCCCTTGGCGAGCTGCACCTGGCGGATGTCCTCCTGGCTGAGCCAGACCGTGCGTGTCGCGTCCCGGTGCAGGATGAACGCCGGCGCCCCTCCCACCTCCGTCACCCGGTTGCCGAGGCTCGACGCGATCTCCGCCGCCGGGAGGAGCCGCCCCGTGGCGTCGATCACCCCCTGCTCCCGCAACAGCGAGATGGTGTCGAGGACCCCGGAGCCGCAGATGCCGGTGGCCGGCCTCCCTCCGACGGTGGTGATGGCAAGGCGCTCCCCCCCCAGGGTCACCCTGCTGATGGCGCCGGGGAGCGCCGCCATGCCGCAGGCGAGATTCCCCCCCTCGAAGGCGGGGCCGGCGGCGGCGGAGGTGGCCAGGAGCCGGCCGCCGGCCGCCAGGGCGATCTCGCCGTTAGTCCCGAGGTCGAGATAGAGGCGCGCGGCGGAAAGGGAAGCCGGATCATGGACACCGAGGAGAAAGGCGACGGTGTCCCCCCCCACGAATCCGCCGGGAAGGGGGAAGAGGTAGACGTCGGCAGAGGAGTCCCACCCGAAATCCGCTGCCGGACCGCGGCGTCCGGCGGTGAAGAGCGGACGGTAGGGGGGAAACGCCAGGGAGCGCACCGGCAGGCCGAGCAGGAGGTGCTCCATGGCGGGGTTGCCGGCGACGGCAATGGTGCGGAGGGAGTCGGGCGAGGCAGCGGCGTTCGACAGCAGTTCATCCGTCAGGCGGGCCAACTCCCGCCGGACCAGATCGGCCATGCGGTGCGCCGCCTCGTCCGAGCGGCAGGCGGCATCGAGGCGGGAGACGACGTCCGCGCCGAATTCCCGCTGGGGATTGAGGCAGCCGGCCGCGGCGAGGCGCTCCCCCGTGGCGAGGATGACAAGGGATGCGGCGAGGGTCGTGGTCCCCAGATCGACCGCGACGGCGAGGGGCTCAGACGATCTCAACGGCATGCCCGCAGGCCGGGAGGACCTCGCCGACCGGCACCGCGAA contains:
- a CDS encoding cytochrome c3 family protein; this encodes MKARLTLAVAGVTLMAATVASAASIVGSKHDMSATTTTAGETTQICIFCHTPHNPVAQIPLWNRTGQNANTVFKLYTSSSTLDMYNAVSAGFKPSGFTTNSISLFCMSCHDGSPLGGGVHNHPSDAQGAFAADKRNSRGGGSGTYTGDVISGTAADLRTKFGTDLTKSHPVNIPYNAALDANKAFYAASGALINGGGTLTNGLPLFKATFGATTLLSVECSSCHAVHGSKAMSGSTNFLRTTMAGSKLCLGCHNK
- a CDS encoding 6-bladed beta-propeller, whose translation is MRRLSLFSKFAIMLCATTLFAGCATQEAGQQRRYFWPPLPERPRIEWIKAYSSQLDFPKEGFGSILTAIAGDEEPLRFSKPLDIRSNGQGQVYVVDVGYNVVFVYDLLKKQVRIMGGEESGQLSKPVSLAIDGDGNIYVSEVEKGLVLVFDKDEKPLRAMKLSDTVQKIGGLAIDREQKRLLVTDARGHKVDVFSLDGKHLFSFGSRGEKQGEFNFPIAVTVNHKGEIIVVDAMNARVQIFDGEGKFLRAFGNRGDGPADFQLLKGVAVDSDDNIYVTEGKGHKMVVFSRQGDYLITIGGLYSILQTGKQAPGGFVIPQGIDIDASDRIYVVDQLNQRFQVLQYLSDRYLKENPISGFNPQ
- a CDS encoding cytochrome c3 family protein; the encoded protein is MFRKGIVITVAVAATLIASATAALAAVSFIYPAPNSWVERSNYLILKLNNPEITGVKINVNGVPGDLLEVSSTEYRKAFQDLLIVQPVWDRGRNEVSVEAYVGKDRAETAQALIYYSPPGDQVAPPPEFTRYLFHLPDSELRCVGCHTMEPSATQAMSTREKENPCIGCHKRMLNVKFVHGPAGTYSCVYCHKETSSPKYAVVKREAALCNECHEDKAAEFAKKKFVHGPIAGGMCEVCHDSHGSANYGQLKAPVNDLCLSCHESVRRIPHVVRTTTGEGHPVSGRKDPSAPKSGREMSCISCHNPHAGNVRYYFQNDSADRLQLCQMCHNK
- a CDS encoding cytochrome c3 family protein; its protein translation is MIRSPFHGLCLGIAVFLLLLAAGASAAPLPGIPDGCNTRCHKSKVREQFVHGPVGADDCIACHRPVGGEHPRDRGVFMLAGEREKLCYLCHEGKAAKRVVHPPVAQGDCLACHDPHQSPYAMQLKALGSDLCFTCHDAAAFRQKHGHAPVASGNCLGCHDPHQSDSRFLLKADGAGLCFLCHDKNLAMGVSKHKPVADGKCVSCHAPHGSEWPKLLRNAFPAPFYLPYAQANFALCFDCHEKNIAQDRRTDTLTGFRNGDVNLHFVHINKADKGRSCKTCHDPHAARQQRLIKEHIPGFGTWEIPISYTKTETGGTCVVGCHKPKSYDRIRAMKNP
- the ccsB gene encoding c-type cytochrome biogenesis protein CcsB; the protein is MTSSMMFNIATFSYLVSMLIFFAFLATKVKGVGLAGSLASYFGFIVHTTAIVLRWKESYDIGHGHAPLSNLYESVTFFAWTIILIFGIIDLKYKYRVVGAFVVPFALFGMAWAQLGLSSGIEPLVPALQSNWLLYHVITCFLGYAAFAVACGLSIMYLIKAGQEGSADSTAQAGGVISMFPSIKVLDDLNYKAIMVGFPLLTLGIITGAAWANYAWGTYWSWDPKETWSLIVWFVYAAFLHARITRGWVGKRAAILSIVGFAATIFCYLGVNLVLSGLHSYGGR
- the resB gene encoding cytochrome c biogenesis protein ResB: MTNSNRGFLQALWDFFCSLKLAISLLILLAATSIIGTIIPQGQLRPEYLQTISQAKLKLYSTLGFFDMYHSWWFMLLLYLFTVNIVACSIKRLPRVWKIISEPTLVMTDSFEKSLALTHDFKPGGDAATLRDKMVAFLKAEFAAPVVTEHDGEYHLFAQKAPYSRLGVYVVHLSIVIIFIGALIGSFFGFKGFVNITEGGSVSAVQTFSGQRINLGFSVKCDDFKATFYDTGAPKEFRSVLTVTDNGRVVIDKRPVIVNDPLTYKGITFYQSSYGQAEEGGLFHFTVRDRKGGAPVKISAGYGEKKPLPDGSMMQVLEATQEVSQFVPQFNGPAARIEVTPKGGQPLAFIVFRNFPNFDEQRGGAQIFTYDGSDEKMYTGLQVAKDPGVWVVWTGCFMMVLGCCMAFFMSHKRIWVRVRKGHVTIGGGASKNPAGFQILFDELVDKLKKQ
- a CDS encoding cytochrome c7, which produces MKKIVAALALTVFAAGLAFAADDIVLKAKNGNVSFPHKKHQEVLKDCKKCHEKGPGKIEGFGKDVAHKTCKGCHEEMKKGPTKCGECHKK
- the purE gene encoding 5-(carboxyamino)imidazole ribonucleotide mutase, translated to MDKPQVLIVMGSDSDVPIMEEVAKVLDQFGIAWEMRIASAHRSPKKAAALASGAAGRGVKVIVAGAGMAAHLAGVIAADTILPVIAVPIPGGALNGLDALYAMVQMPGGIPVATMAIGKAGAKNAGLLAVQIIALGEPALSARLHGYKEAMAEEVEAKDRALQQRSPVA